One Patescibacteria group bacterium DNA segment encodes these proteins:
- the pyrF gene encoding orotidine-5'-phosphate decarboxylase: MTFFEKLTAAMQQNNSLLCIGLDSDFEKIPECLKKKTRGDNTPPPDGRPLSRGDYSSRQRAEIILAFNRAIIDATKDAVCAYKPNSAFYEALGGRGLEILKQTIQYIRERAPAIPVILDAKRGDIGSTNASYVQFAFSYLKADAITLHPYLGREALQPFLDQKEKGIFVLCRTSNPGAGEFQDLKVFRFQGHSDPANAGEESPTNVDRHAPETLRHTQGDTNGEELYKVVSRQVAEEWNANGNCGLVVGATYPEELREVRTIVGNMPILVPGIGTQGGDVEKTVRAGITAQGNSIIVNSSRGIIFASSDEDFAEAAKIEVLKLRDQINQYR; encoded by the coding sequence ATGACTTTTTTTGAAAAACTCACCGCGGCCATGCAGCAAAATAACAGCCTCCTCTGTATAGGCCTTGATAGCGATTTCGAAAAAATCCCTGAATGTTTAAAGAAAAAGACGAGAGGGGATAACACACCCCCGCCCGATGGGCGACCCCTCTCAAGAGGGGATTACTCAAGCCGGCAGCGGGCGGAAATAATTCTGGCATTTAACCGCGCGATCATTGATGCGACGAAAGACGCAGTGTGCGCATACAAACCGAACAGCGCATTTTATGAAGCGCTAGGCGGGCGGGGTCTTGAAATTCTCAAACAGACAATCCAGTATATCCGCGAACGCGCGCCTGCTATTCCTGTCATTCTCGACGCAAAACGCGGGGACATTGGCTCCACCAATGCCTCGTATGTCCAATTCGCCTTTTCGTATCTGAAAGCTGACGCAATTACCCTCCATCCCTACCTTGGGAGAGAAGCGCTCCAGCCGTTCCTTGATCAAAAAGAGAAAGGAATATTCGTATTGTGCCGTACCTCGAATCCGGGAGCGGGTGAATTTCAAGACTTGAAGGTGTTTCGTTTTCAGGGTCATTCTGACCCCGCAAATGCGGGGGAAGAATCCCCCACGAATGTGGACCGGCATGCGCCGGAGACCCTTCGACACACTCAGGGTGACACTAATGGCGAAGAATTGTATAAGGTGGTGTCGCGCCAAGTAGCGGAAGAATGGAATGCAAATGGCAATTGCGGGCTGGTCGTTGGCGCGACCTATCCTGAAGAGCTAAGAGAAGTCCGCACCATCGTCGGTAATATGCCAATTCTCGTACCCGGCATCGGCACGCAAGGCGGCGACGTGGAAAAGACGGTACGGGCTGGCATCACGGCTCAAGGAAACAGCATAATCGTCAACTCCTCACGCGGGATTATCTTTGCTTCGTCAGACGAAGATTTTGCCGAGGCGGCAAAAATAGAAGTATTGAAGTTAAGAGATCAGATTAATCAATATAGATAA
- a CDS encoding TIGR00725 family protein, with translation MQKIIIGVMGPGESAAESDREHAYQMGKLIAQAGWVLLTGGRNRGVMDAASKGAKEHGGLTIGILPTSDPNTVSDAVDMPIFTEMKSARNNINVLSSRVIVVCGMSAGTASEVAMALVANKPIILIDQNKISKDFFQTLGKEKVNFVDTPLEALDKIKHLL, from the coding sequence ATGCAAAAAATTATTATTGGAGTAATGGGACCAGGAGAGAGTGCCGCCGAATCAGACAGAGAACATGCTTATCAAATGGGGAAACTTATTGCCCAAGCAGGGTGGGTATTGTTAACCGGCGGTCGGAATAGAGGGGTGATGGATGCTGCGAGTAAAGGTGCAAAAGAGCATGGTGGCCTTACCATAGGAATCTTACCTACCTCAGATCCAAATACTGTGTCTGATGCTGTTGACATGCCGATATTTACAGAAATGAAAAGCGCACGGAATAATATCAATGTACTCTCTAGTAGAGTAATCGTGGTATGTGGTATGAGTGCGGGAACTGCTTCTGAAGTTGCAATGGCTCTCGTGGCAAACAAACCAATCATTCTCATTGATCAAAACAAAATAAGTAAGGATTTTTTTCAAACTTTAGGAAAAGAAAAGGTCAATTTTGTAGATACACCTCTAGAAGCTCTTGATAAGATAAAACACTTATTATGA
- a CDS encoding phosphoribosyltransferase family protein, which yields MTNEQVLEFFKNTGGYITDSHIVYTSGKHGSAYLNKDAIYPHTSLVSELCKVFAQEFKGKGIEAVAAPALGGIILSQWTAHYLSLMEKREILAVYTEKTPDNGQMFTRGYDKCVAGKKVLVVEDILNTGGSVRKVVDAVRQAGGTAVAAAALVNRGRVTSKDVGEVPLFTLASINLEAWNEHECPLCKQGIPVNTIVGKGREYLKKQQSNS from the coding sequence ATGACCAACGAACAAGTGCTTGAATTTTTTAAAAACACTGGCGGTTATATCACAGATAGCCATATAGTGTACACCTCGGGAAAGCATGGATCGGCGTATTTGAACAAAGACGCGATTTATCCGCACACTAGTCTCGTGTCTGAGCTTTGCAAGGTTTTTGCTCAAGAATTCAAAGGGAAAGGGATTGAGGCGGTAGCCGCGCCCGCACTCGGCGGCATTATACTTTCCCAGTGGACTGCGCACTATTTAAGCCTTATGGAAAAACGCGAGATACTCGCGGTATATACAGAAAAAACACCTGACAACGGACAGATGTTTACGCGGGGGTATGATAAATGCGTTGCGGGAAAAAAGGTGCTGGTCGTGGAAGATATTTTAAATACTGGCGGATCGGTGCGCAAAGTGGTGGACGCGGTGCGGCAGGCGGGCGGCACGGCGGTCGCGGCAGCCGCGCTCGTCAACCGCGGGAGAGTTACATCGAAAGATGTGGGAGAGGTTCCGCTCTTCACCCTTGCTTCAATCAACCTCGAAGCGTGGAACGAACACGAGTGCCCTTTGTGCAAACAAGGAATTCCTGTAAACACCATCGTCGGCAAGGGGAGAGAATATCTGAAAAAGCAACAAAGCAACTCATGA
- a CDS encoding DUF998 domain-containing protein has translation MNNKSRKIIAFTSLAGCCISLVLILILSALDQNYNPVTMALSTLGGVNGIKGIIFNSGLALFGILLINFSAGLHQTINNGKGSKMGPIMTAIGGLGMIGAALFHCDAGCTNILLRMTLAGAAHIYLTIIAGTILALSPFFILTRLQKDTEWRGYQLFTLMCGVLIFIPNVIFWINHFMGNGSSVGNIMQKISIFFLLLWVGVMSEKMWRLPNRSSVIRAT, from the coding sequence ATGAATAATAAATCGCGAAAGATTATTGCCTTTACAAGCCTGGCCGGCTGCTGCATTTCTTTGGTTCTTATTCTTATTTTATCAGCACTTGATCAAAATTATAATCCCGTGACAATGGCACTGAGTACATTAGGAGGAGTGAATGGGATAAAAGGAATCATCTTTAACAGCGGCCTCGCGCTGTTCGGGATACTGCTCATCAACTTCAGTGCAGGATTGCATCAAACGATAAATAATGGAAAGGGATCAAAAATGGGTCCAATAATGACCGCAATCGGCGGCCTCGGCATGATTGGTGCAGCCTTATTTCACTGTGACGCGGGTTGTACAAACATTCTTTTAAGAATGACACTGGCAGGAGCCGCGCATATTTACCTTACTATTATTGCCGGCACTATATTAGCACTGTCGCCTTTTTTTATTCTCACAAGATTGCAGAAAGACACTGAATGGCGAGGATATCAACTATTTACGTTGATGTGCGGCGTACTGATTTTCATTCCAAACGTAATTTTTTGGATAAATCACTTTATGGGCAACGGGTCATCCGTCGGCAATATCATGCAGAAAATTTCAATATTTTTTCTTCTTCTCTGGGTGGGAGTTATGTCAGAAAAAATGTGGCGATTGCCAAATCGTTCTTCAGTTATACGAGCAACTTAA